Sequence from the Candidatus Afararchaeum irisae genome:
CTGCCGAGGCGATAGCAGAGGAGATATACTCGTATACTGAGTCGGAAGGATTCCCCGTCACACGTGTCAAGCTCTGGGAGACCGAGACGTCTTTCGCCACCTATACCGGCTAGCTAATCCCAGTACCTCATGTACCTCTCGACTGCCTTCTGAACCGGCTCCTCGGTTCCCTCCGACATAGTCTGACTCAGCGTCTCCAGGAAATGCGGGTCGTCTACGAGCCTCCTCATAACAGCGTCAGGGTAGCTGTCGGACTCCGTGGTAGATACTGACATATGTAACCGTAAGTAGTATTTTCGACAACATAAATCTATTTGAGTATTATAGACCGTGTCAAATTCAAAGACGTACTTTAACTGACCATATGACCACTTCTACTGGACATATGTACTTATAGGATCTCTGAGTCTATTTCGTGGGAGAGGGGTACAAACCCCCGACAAACCAGTATGTTTTTGGACTGCTCTCTCGTAGGCACGACAACGATTAGCCATGTCGGGACGCAGAAAAAAGATCGTAGACAGATGTACAGAGTTGATGGACACACCCGAACAGATACGTAACATCGGGATAGTCGCACATGTTGACCACGGTAAGACGACGCTGACCGACAATCTTCTCGCAGGAGCGGGGATGATCTCGGAGGATCTCTCTGGAGAGCAGCTCTTCATGGACACAGCCGAGGACGAACAGGAGAGGGGAATCACGATAGACTCGGCTAACGTCTCTATGGTTCACGACTACGAGGGCGACGACTTCCTGATTAACCTCATCGACACGCCGGGACATGTCGACTTCGGAGGAGACGTTACGAGAGCGATGCGTGCTGTCGACGGTGCTCTAGTCGTCGTGGACGCAGTCGAGGGATCGATGCCCCAGACAGAGACCGTGCTGAGACAGGCACTCCGTGAGGACGTCAAGCCGATACTCTTCATAAACAAGGTCGACCGCCTCATAAACGAGCTCCAGGAAGGACCCGAGGAGCTTCAGAGCCGTCTCATCGACGTCATAGAGGACGTCAACGACCTGATACGTAGCATATCCGAGGAGAAGTATGAGGAGGGATGGAGAGTCAAGGTCGACGACGGAACAGTCGCCTTCGGAAGTGCCCTCTACAACTGGGCTATAAGCGCGCCTTACATGGCAAAGAGCGGAATAGACTTCGGCGACGTCTACGACTACAACAAGAACGACAACGTACGTGAGCTCGCGAAGAAGTCGCCCCTCGAACGTGTCGTTCTCAACATGGTCATCGACCATCTCCCCAACCCCGTCGAGGCTCAGGAAGAACGTATTCCGACTATATGGAGAGGCGACCCCGAGAGCCAGGTCGCCGAGGACATGATCGCCGCCGACCCCGACGGAGACGTCGTCTTCATGGTCACCGACATATCGATGGATCCCCACGCGGGAGAGATAGTCTCGGGACGTCTCTTCTCGGGTACGCTTGAGAGAGGTCAGGAGCTGTATGTCTCGGGAACTGCGGGCAAAAACAGGATACAGAACGTCGGTCTCTTCATGGGTGCCGAGAGGGAGGAGGTCGACGAGGTTCCCGCCGGAAATATCGCAGCTGTCACGGGTCTCAAGGACGCGATCTCGGGATCGACAGTCTCGGACGTCGAGATGACTCCGTTCGAGTCGATAGAGCATATCTCGGAGCCCGTCGTCACTGTCGCCGTCGAGGCGAAGAAGATGGACGACCTGCCGAAGCTCATAGAGGTTCTTCAGCAGATATCAAAGGAAGACCCCACCGTACAGATAGAGATAGACGAGGACACCGGGGAGCATCTCGTCTCGGGAATGGGAGAGCTTCATCTCGAAGTCATC
This genomic interval carries:
- a CDS encoding elongation factor EF-2, giving the protein MSGRRKKIVDRCTELMDTPEQIRNIGIVAHVDHGKTTLTDNLLAGAGMISEDLSGEQLFMDTAEDEQERGITIDSANVSMVHDYEGDDFLINLIDTPGHVDFGGDVTRAMRAVDGALVVVDAVEGSMPQTETVLRQALREDVKPILFINKVDRLINELQEGPEELQSRLIDVIEDVNDLIRSISEEKYEEGWRVKVDDGTVAFGSALYNWAISAPYMAKSGIDFGDVYDYNKNDNVRELAKKSPLERVVLNMVIDHLPNPVEAQEERIPTIWRGDPESQVAEDMIAADPDGDVVFMVTDISMDPHAGEIVSGRLFSGTLERGQELYVSGTAGKNRIQNVGLFMGAEREEVDEVPAGNIAAVTGLKDAISGSTVSDVEMTPFESIEHISEPVVTVAVEAKKMDDLPKLIEVLQQISKEDPTVQIEIDEDTGEHLVSGMGELHLEVITQRIERNRGIPVTTSEPIVVYREAIQGATDTVEGISPNRHNRFYMEMEPLSEDVVEKLKMGDVTMDQPEQQRREGLQEAGMEKEETQNVEHIHNTNMLIDETKGVQHLRETMELIVEGLEEAFDEGPLAGEPAEGIKVKLKDVKLHEDAIHRGPAQVIPAVRDAVHRAMIHGKARLLEPVQDVYIESPQEHMGNASGELQGRRGRIDDMEHEGEFVTIKGQAPVAEMFGFSSDIRSATEGRATWSAENAGFRPLPDNLQTEIIKEIRERKGMKTELPESIDYF